One Gossypium arboreum isolate Shixiya-1 chromosome 13, ASM2569848v2, whole genome shotgun sequence genomic window, GTGTGTGGTTTCCACTGCAGCTATCATGGTAACACTTGCCAATTCGCTATCTCCATCTTCAATACCAGTTTTAATGATGATTATAGATCTCCTCAATCTAGCTTTCCTCCCCAAGTGGTATGGTCAGCTAATCGGAACAAACCAGTTGATGTTCAGGCACTGTTGGAGCTCACTTTTGAAGGCAAATTTATGTTGAAAGATGCTAACGATACTTCGGTTTGGTCCCAAGGCACAGTAGGCAAGTTGGTTTCAAGGTTAAACTTGACTGCAGAGGGAAACCTCATGCTGCTTAACAAAGCCAACCACATTGTTTGGCAGTCATTTGACCACCCAACCGACACTTTAGTTCGTGGTCAAAGGCTAGTGCCAGGGCAGAAATTGAAGGCCAGCGTATCCCCAAACGACCCAAGTGAAGGTTTGTATGCATTTGCTATCAGTCGTGGTGTATTCACTGCTTATATGGATTTAAATCCTCCCCAAATCTATTACACAAGTTCTGTGGAAGATAATAACTCAGACAATCCTTATGTTGAATTCAGAAATAAATGGTTTGGGTTCTCTATGTGGGAGATTGGGGTAGTTTTATACGGTTGGGAAGTGATGGGAACTTAAAGGCATATGAGTTGACAGAATCTGGGTGGGAGGGGATTGATTTACTGGGCCTTGATCAATGTAGTTATCCATTGCCATGTGGGAAATATAGCCTTTGCTCAAAAGAGGGATGCAGTTGCCTTGACACCGTAAGTGAAAGCGAAACCACTTATTTTAAGCCAATAAATTCTACAAGCCTAGATCATGGGTGTTATGCAGTTTCACCCATTTCTTGTGAACTAATAACATTAGAGATTTGTAAGGAAACGTGTTTAAAGAATTGTTCTTGCAAAGCTGCTATATATAATCTGGGTTACTGCTATTTTCTATCTCAAGTATTCTCCATTGAGAAAAACTATTCTAGTGACTATTACAGCAACTCAGCTTTTATAAAGGTGCAGAATTACCCTGAAAAGAAAAGACAGAATGGGGCTGTTATTGTGGGTTCAACACTTGGAGCTATCCTTGTTGTGCTTCTTATCTGCGGCTTATTTTTCCTACGAGCTGAAAAAGGGTTTGAAGAAGCTGAAGAGCATTGTTTAGACAACATGTTGGGAATGCCAACTAGATTCTCATATGAAGAGTTGAAGAACATTACCAAGAATTTTAGCAACAAGCTTGGTGAAGGTGGATTTGGTTCTGTTTTTCATGGAATCTTACCTTTGGGTTCTGGTGTTGCAGTGAAGCATCAATTCAACTTTGGTGCCGTTAACAAGTCCTTCATAGCTGAAGTTCAGACAATTGGAAGCATTCACCATTTTAATTTGGTGAGTTTGGTTGGATTTTGTGCTGAAAGTTCTAATAGGCTTTTAGTTTATGAGTACATGGCTAATGGATCGCTAGACCGATGGATCTTCAATCAAAATCGAGATCTTGCTCTTGATTGGCAAATTAGAAGGAAAATCATTTTAGATATTGCCAAAGGACTAGCCTATCTTCATGAAGAATGCAACCAAAAGATAATTCACTTAGACATCAAACCTCAAAATATCCTTTTAGATGAGAATTTTAATGCCAAAATTTCAGATTTTGGGTTGTCGAAATTAATCGAAAAAGACCAAAGTCGAGTCATAACAACTATGAGGGGAACCCCTGGTTATATGGCTCCTGAATGGTTAAACTTATGTATAACCGAAAAGGTAGATGTCTATAGCTTTGGTATTGTTGTCCTAGAAATCTTATGTGGACGACGAAACGTTGATGAATCTCAACAGGAAGAAGATATGCATTTATTGGGACTTTTTAAGAGAAAGCAAGAAGAAGGGCAACTCATGGATTTAGTCGATAAGTGTAGCGATGATATGCAGTCGAATGCAGCCGAAGTTGTGGAGGTGATGAAGGTTGCTGCATGGTGCTTGCAAACTGAATATGCGAGGAGGCCTTCTATGTCCACAGTGGTGAAGCTTTTTGAGGATTCAGTTGATGTTACAGGTAGCCTGAATGAAGATTTTCTAAATGGAATAACTCTTGAACCTGTGGATACCTTTCCTTCAATAGTTTTACCTTCAATGTTATCTGGGCCAAGGTGATGATGATTGAGTTGGAGATCTTTGAATATAGTTCATGAAGATGGGATCGATGTAAGTTGAGGTATGTCCCCCAAACTCCGATGTTCCTAATTGCTTGTTTAGTGTCAGATACTCGTTTTCATCCTGACCTTTGGGTCGAAAAATAAAAAACTCAAAGGTAGTGGAAGACTCTCTTTACTGTTTTTATTTATCTCAAAACAAAGTGCAAGAAAGatactatttttttttaatttttgttataatAAAAGGACATAATGAGAATAAAATGATCACAACAAATAAAAACATACAGATTTTAGTGGAAAATCACTAATATTAAAAACTGAATAGTACAAAAGGAGTTTCAATTATATCTATTTAAAAGGTTGAAAAAATTTATCCTAATCAATGTCAAGTGAAGTTTTATATGGATTCTACTTATACGGTATGGTCCATACCTTAGGGGGCCGAACCCCCAGTTGCAACCCCAGTCCAATATAATGCTGAATGGGATTTGGTCACAATCCCAAACCGCCTCCATAAATCTCATTATTTTGTCATTGTATTTTATTTCTGTGCCTATAGTCTTTGTAGTTTTCAAAAATTAAGATTTCAGTCATTGTACttgtatttttaagaatttagtctttctactttttatattttaaaatttaagtttactTGTTAATacggttaattttacacacttgGTAAccatgtaattaaaaaaaatgtaATTAACCTGAATTCAACAAGAAAAATATTAACAGTATTAACAGttgaacttgaattttgaaatctaaaaaataaatagactaaatttataaaaatacaaatatagaAACTATATTTCTAATTTTTGAAAAGTATAAGGTCtatagacatattttaaccttatatTAACTACGTAGAGAGCCATGCATGCTACTCGACTTTGATTCTATGTTTGTTTATCTTTTTGGATAAGCCATGCAATGCTTCCCCAGGTTGAACCATAACATGCTGCATTTCAACCTCGAAATCATTCAAGGAAGGATCATGAAACTCAAATTGTCATTACGATAATAGCATTAACATTGTTATATATATGCCATCGTCATGTTAGTGCGAAATCAATGGAGATTTTCACGATCTTTTCTTATAAACAATAGCTTCATCCGTAAGTAAAACGTTAGGCTCGACGATTGTCATGTGATTTGCATATCAATAACGGATAAATCATTTAGAACCGTAAAATTCTGTTGAGaaatttaataaatcataatttatcatgTTAGATTATtaagaataaaaattaaatgcaAAAACGTACTTGAATCTattaatatattgaaatctttatATCTTTGTAGTTTTGATCTTATAAATTAACATACAAATATTTCGAAGAGGGTCTCTCTATTCGAACATGAGATGTTAGAGAAGTTAAGTATctataatttgaattattttatataattaaaatatattgaattaccaattcaaatattataatagaaaattttaaataatgattAAAGTTTTTTAACGTATCCAAcatacaatataattttacttaatgtaattaatgtaaaataacattattcaaataataactaaattaatataattaagtCTAATATTAATTTTTTGATAATAAAGATGATAATAATTCTATTTTACATTAATAAAATTAGCCCAacttttaaaagataaataagCATAAAGTTTGTTTACATCAAAATTTTTAgactaataattttaaattataaatatttttatattttaaaattaacacaACTTACAACACGTCAAATGTCTATCCTTACCACTCGATGTTGAACTCAGATTAGGAGAAATCTAGTAACAAGCgcttttaatgaaaatttttacaaaaaaagaAAAGTTTAAACC contains:
- the LOC128286462 gene encoding G-type lectin S-receptor-like serine/threonine-protein kinase SD2-5; protein product: MLGMPTRFSYEELKNITKNFSNKLGEGGFGSVFHGILPLGSGVAVKHQFNFGAVNKSFIAEVQTIGSIHHFNLVSLVGFCAESSNRLLVYEYMANGSLDRWIFNQNRDLALDWQIRRKIILDIAKGLAYLHEECNQKIIHLDIKPQNILLDENFNAKISDFGLSKLIEKDQSRVITTMRGTPGYMAPEWLNLCITEKVDVYSFGIVVLEILCGRRNVDESQQEEDMHLLGLFKRKQEEGQLMDLVDKCSDDMQSNAAEVVEVMKVAAWCLQTEYARRPSMSTVVKLFEDSVDVTGSLNEDFLNGITLEPVDTFPSIVLPSMLSGPR
- the LOC108462246 gene encoding epidermis-specific secreted glycoprotein EP1-like encodes the protein MTMIMNAFSYFLMITLLVILIVPPSFFIDAETKEYPSFVRGPNSWRITPSSDFSFRETDIRVMPVLVNGIFVCGFHCSYHGNTCQFAISIFNTSFNDDYRSPQSSFPPQVVWSANRNKPVDVQALLELTFEGKFMLKDANDTSVWSQGTVGKLVSRLNLTAEGNLMLLNKANHIVWQSFDHPTDTLVRGQRLVPGQKLKASVSPNDPSEGLYAFAISRGVFTAYMDLNPPQIYYTSSVEDNNSDNPYVEFRNKWFGFSMWEIGVVLYGWEVMGT